Part of the Deltaproteobacteria bacterium genome, CGGCTCCGCCGCCCGGGGCCGATTTGGACCATAGCTTCCTTTCTCGTCTGCCTCCTATAAATACCATGGTTCCATTACGGTTTTGGGACTCCTTGCCACGATTCCGTAATTCTGCTGCCTTCTCCAATCACACAATCCTACGTCCCTCAAGGCTTTCCCGGGAAAGGCGGGGTGGCAGATTTCTTGCCTTTCAGGGACTCCGGGGGAAGCGAGAATCCCATCTTGCTAGAAGAGCCTCGGAGGTGTTCCCATGCATCGGATACGAACTCTTTCGGTCTGTTCCTCTCTCTGGGTTCCATTCTTGTCTGCTCTTTTTTCCCTCTTTCTCCTGTCCGGATGGAACGGCTATTGTGCCGATGCCACGCTCACTTGGAATCCGAACACGGAACCCGACCTTGCAGGATACAGGGTATACTACGGCAATGCCACGAGGAACTACACATCGATGGTCGATGTGGCCCACCAAACAACCTGCACTCTTTCCGGTCTTGAAGAGGGCCGCACGTACTATGTCGCGGCGACTGCCTACGATGTCTCCGGAAACGAAAGCGATCTTTCAGAAGAAATCAGCTTTCAAGTTCCCTATGCGAATAGGGCTCCTGTTGCCGGCGACCTCGACCTGACCGCCGTGGAGAACACCACCGTCATGGGCACCCTCAGGGCAACCGACCCGGATGGTGATCCCCTGAATTACCGCCTTGTCGACCCCCCGTCGTTGGGCCAGGCGACTGTCACGGATACAGGGACCGGGACCTTTACCTACACTCCGGATCCGGGCGTCATCGGCCGTGACAGTTTCACTTTCAAGGCCGACGACGGAGAGATGGATTCCAACCTGGCCATCGTATCGGTCACCATCACTCCCGCGGACAGCGACGGCGATGGGATCACCGATGATGAAGAAATCGATACTTACGGCACCGACCCGGACAAGGCCGATACAGACGGAGACGGCGTCAGCGACGGCCAGGAACTGACCGAGTGGGGGGAGAGATGGAATCTCGACGACGACGGTGACGGGATCATCAACCTCCTCGATCCCGATCCAGAGGGCCCCCCACCCGGGCAGGTCAATCTCGCATGGCATGCGAACACCGAGGCCGACCTTGCCGGCTACAGGATCTACTACGGGACCTCCAGCGGCAACTACGACTCTGTGGTGGACGTGGGTAACTGGACAAGCTGCGTGATTGGAGGTCTTGAAGAGGGCCAAACCTACTACTTTGCAGCAACCGCATATGACCGGTGCGGCAATGAAAGCGACTTCTCCCAGGAGGTCTCCTTTCAGGTGGTCGACCCTGAAGGGGATACAGACAGGGACGGCATACCGGATGCGGACGAGACAGACCTCTACGGTACCGACCCAGAGGGCTTTGATACAGACGGCGACGCTATTGGAGACGGGACGGAACTCGCATTCTGGCAGGGTGAATGGCAGGCCGACTACGATCAGGACGGAATCATCAACCTGCTCGATCCCGATGCCGACGGCGACGGTTTTTCAGACGGTCTCGAGCTCAGATGGGGTTTCGATCCGGCAGATCCTGGCTCCAGACCCGAACTTCCCCCCTTGGCAATAGGCCGGGTAGACATAGATCACAACTGGAAACGGGTGGATCTCGCCGAGAACTTTCTCGACCCCGTGGTGATAGCCAAGCCCCTGAGTTTCAACGGCACAGACCCTGCAGTCCTCCGGATTCGCAATATAGACACGAGAGGTTTTGAGATCCGCATCCAGGAATGGGATTATCTGGACGGGCCGCATACCACGGAGAGGGTGAGCTACCTCGTCATGGAGCGGGGTAGCTACACCCTGGCTGACGGCACCCGCTTGGAAGCGGGAAGGTTTGAGACAAGCAAGACCGGTTCTTTTGAGAAGATCGCTTTCACCCGGAGCTTTCAGGTTGTCCCTGTGGTGGTGACGGCGGTTTCCACCTTCGATGAAGCAGACACCGTAGCCGGCCGGGTGCGGGATGTCACTCTGCAGGGTTTTGAATTCTCCATGGAGGAGCAGGAAATCAACCCCCAGGTCCATGGCGTCGAGACCGTCTCCTATATCGCCTGGGAGCCCTGCTGCCTGACGGCAGAAGGGCTGGCCCTTGAGGTAAACAGGACCGACGACACCGTCCGTCATAACTTTTATCCGATCCGGTTCGACCAGGTCTTCAAGGAGGAACCCTTCTTTCTGGCCGACATGCAGACCGCCGACGGAGGCGACTCGGCCAACCTCCGCTGGAGAAATCTCGACCTCTCGGGAGTGGAGGTTCAGGTCGATGAAGAACAATCCCGTGACCGGGAGACTTCCCATACGACCGAGGTGGTGGGCTACATACTGCTTGCCACAGCCGACCCAAGACAGTGACCGTTGAACCCCAACTTTCCAGACCCAGGGGGACGTCCTCCCCCTGAGGAGGTCGTAAGACTGCCGGCTCCCTGGGCAACCAAAGGACGGGAGCGCCCAAATCGGCCGCAGCGCAAATAGCTCGGAGACACTCGCTGTTGACAAAACCTCCCGGCGGTGCTACGAAATAGGAATCCTTACGCCTCCCTTTACCGAGAGGAGAAGGTGAGGGGCGGTCCTGTTATCCCACCAAAAAGAGTCCAGTGAAAAAGAGAGACCAGAGAAAGGAGAAGAGATGAGCGAGAAGGTAATCGAGCTTTTGAACCAGGCCAGGGCCAGAGAACTCACGGCAATCACCCAGTACATGGCGCAGCATTATGAACTTGAGGACAGGGATTTCGGAAAACTCGGATCAAAGATAAAGGAGATCGCGATTCAGGAGATGAAACATGCAGAGGATCTGGCAGAAAGGATCCTCTTTCTCAAAGGGGAGCCCACCAGTAAGCCCGACGCTGCCATCAGAAAGGGCCAGGAGATAGCCGAGATGCTGGCCACAGACGTGGCCCTGGAAAGCCAGGCCATCGCCATGTACAACGAGGCAGCCGTGAAGTGTGCCGAGGAGAGAGACCATATCTCCAAACAGCTTTTTGAAAGGCTCCTGGGAGAAGAGGAAGAGCATCTCAGCGCCTTCGAGAACATCAAGAACCACGTGGACAGGCTCGGTGGGGCCTATCTGGCCAGTCTGGCAGGCGATTAGAAAAACCGG contains:
- a CDS encoding cadherin-like domain-containing protein, which codes for MVDVAHQTTCTLSGLEEGRTYYVAATAYDVSGNESDLSEEISFQVPYANRAPVAGDLDLTAVENTTVMGTLRATDPDGDPLNYRLVDPPSLGQATVTDTGTGTFTYTPDPGVIGRDSFTFKADDGEMDSNLAIVSVTITPADSDGDGITDDEEIDTYGTDPDKADTDGDGVSDGQELTEWGERWNLDDDGDGIINLLDPDPEGPPPGQVNLAWHANTEADLAGYRIYYGTSSGNYDSVVDVGNWTSCVIGGLEEGQTYYFAATAYDRCGNESDFSQEVSFQVVDPEGDTDRDGIPDADETDLYGTDPEGFDTDGDAIGDGTELAFWQGEWQADYDQDGIINLLDPDADGDGFSDGLELRWGFDPADPGSRPELPPLAIGRVDIDHNWKRVDLAENFLDPVVIAKPLSFNGTDPAVLRIRNIDTRGFEIRIQEWDYLDGPHTTERVSYLVMERGSYTLADGTRLEAGRFETSKTGSFEKIAFTRSFQVVPVVVTAVSTFDEADTVAGRVRDVTLQGFEFSMEEQEINPQVHGVETVSYIAWEPCCLTAEGLALEVNRTDDTVRHNFYPIRFDQVFKEEPFFLADMQTADGGDSANLRWRNLDLSGVEVQVDEEQSRDRETSHTTEVVGYILLATADPRQ
- a CDS encoding bacterioferritin, whose product is MLSHQKESSEKERPEKGEEMSEKVIELLNQARARELTAITQYMAQHYELEDRDFGKLGSKIKEIAIQEMKHAEDLAERILFLKGEPTSKPDAAIRKGQEIAEMLATDVALESQAIAMYNEAAVKCAEERDHISKQLFERLLGEEEEHLSAFENIKNHVDRLGGAYLASLAGD